A window of Maioricimonas rarisocia genomic DNA:
GGGCTGAGTTCGGTCCTGACGATCCCGGCGCATGAAGAAGCACCCGCTGGCGAATTCGCCGAACGGGTGCTTTGGCGTCCCCGACTCCGGTCCGAAGACCGGGCACAACAGGCGCGGGCAACAATTACGGGTGTTCGGACTGACGAGGCCGGACTGCGGGTGCGGGAGCCCGCGTTGATTCTTCCTTTCGGACGAACCGTGCCGAATCGTCGGTCGTTCTACCCGACTCTACTCTTCGGTGGCATGTCCGCTGGGAGCGGCCGCAAACGCTTCCTGGGTTTCGGCACTGGCGAACATGTACAGCCGGCCCTTGTACCAGACAGCGTGGTCGAGCGATCCGGCGAGATACTCACCGGTATGGGCGTAGTGGATCACGTCGTTTCCGCCCAGGGCCGGTGCGTACGCTGCGGGCATGACCTGGAAGGAGGCGACCGCCTCGGCCGAGGAGAGCAGGTACTCGTGCCCCTTGTAGTGGGCGCGGTACGGTTCGCGGGCATCGACCAGCTCGCGGTGGTCACGCAGCATGACCGGGCAGAATCCCTTCAGGCCGGTGGCGTCGTGACGGGCCGCGATGCGGTCCATCTTCGATCGGACCGGGTCCGACTGCTGCCAGGCGTTGTCGGCTTCGGTGGCGGGCGGCGTTTCGAGCTGCGGGGCCGGCCGGGCTGAAAGAGCCGGTCCAGGCGGCAAAGCGCCGGGCTCGTCCGACTCGACCGGCGGAGCGAACGGTGCGTCGTCCGCGGGCATTGCAGGAGCAGCGGATTCGGCAACCGCTTTCGGCTCGATTTCGAGCGTGTCGGTTTCCGGTGCGAGCTCGGGCTCGGCGTAGGGATCCTCGTCGAGCGTCAGACCGGTGTACGGACTGGTGGTCTCGTCCGCCATTTCCTCAGCTTCTTCGGGGAACAGGTTGTCGAACGGATCGGCTGCTCCGGCGGTTGCCGCTGTCGCGGCTGCGGGGGCCGGTTCCGGGTCGGCATCTTCGGTGAACTCGGCAATTGGATCTTCAACGATCGGCTCGTCTGCGATCATCACTTCCGGCTTCGTCGAGGTGGCGACGGGTTCGGCCTCTTCGGCAGGCGGCGCTGGCGAGAGATCGAGAAACGGCAGCGATTCGGCCTGCTGCTGCGTCGCCGGGGTATCGGCCACCGCTTCTGCGGCGGGGGCCAGTGTCTGTTCCCCCATCGGGGCCGGCTGCTGCGAAGCGGCCTGCTGTTGAGGCATGGCCCGCGGCGTGGACTCGGTCCCCGGGAGCAGTCGCGGCTGCTGAGCGAGAGGTGCTGGTTGCTGTGACGGCTGACGCATCGTTGTCGGCGGTTCAACCGGCGGATGCGAAGGGACAGTATGGTCCTGGCGGGAGCGGTCCCGGAACAGGCGGGACGGCAGCAGCCGGTACAGCAGTCCCTTTTTCTCGGTGCCCGCCGTCGGCTGAACCGGTCCGGGTGTCGGGGACGGCTGTCCCTGCACCGACTGGGGCTGGTAGCGGGGGATGACCATCTGCGGCATCGGCCGTCCGTCGCGTTCGTACAGCGCTTCGAGCTGCCGGGTGACTTCGCTTTTTGACGCCGGCTGCGCAGCGGCAGTTGCCGGTGCCTGCTGCTGGGCCATCAGCGGCAAGGCGGAAGGCAGGCCGATCATGAATCCGGTAGCGGCGGCGAACGAGGCCTTGCGGCCGAGAAACTGTGATTTCCAAGACGTCATGACGACTGCTCCTGCGCGGCGTGCGGCGCGTCGGTCCTGTGGTATGCAGGCCGGCAATTCGCCCACGCATGAACGGATGACCGGATCCCCCCGATCGACACGACACGGTCCGTCGGGCCAACCCGAACGTTCTTCCCCATACGGCGCACGAGTACTTTGAGCGCTGACGCACTTGCGGGAACAAACGCTATAATCCGGTGAAGTGTTACGCGGTACAGGAGGTATCGACGTGCGGTTGTTTCGGTTTTAGCGGCCGGACCGGTTGCAGCCCCTGTTTCGGACTCTCCGACTGCCATTCGCCTCACAAGCGGAAGAAGCAGCAGTCTTTCCCCCATTCACCCAGATTGACGTCAGCTCCTATGCCATCCAGCGACGAACCGACCACCCGCGTCAAACCTCCCGAGATGATCGTGATCGAGCGACGGGCCGGTGGCCGACTGCTGCTCCGTCTGCTTCTGATTGGATTGGTGGTCTCGGTGATGGCCAATCTTGCCCAGTTTTCCAGCTATCAGGAGTACGCTTCCAGCGGCGAGGGGCCCAATGAGCGTTTTGAATCCGGTGAACTGACCGCCGACGACAAGATCGCGATCGTGGAAATCAGCGGGACGATCATGCCGCCGTTCACCGAGCGAATCCTCAAAACCATCGAGCACGTCGCCGAGGATGAGGCCGTCAAAGGGGTGGTCCTCGCGGTCGACAGTCCCGGCGGGCTTGTTGCCGACAGTCACCAGATCTACCACCGTCTGCAGGAGCTGCGAGCGAAGAAGCCGATGGTCGTCACCATGGGACGAATCGCAGCCTCTGGCGGGTACTACGTCGCCATGGGAGCCGGGCCGGACTCGGAAATCTTCGTCGAGCCGACCACCTGGACCGGATCGATTGGCGTCATCGTTCCCCGCTACGACCTGTCGGGGCTGGCTGAAAAGATCGGCGTCGAATCGGATTCGCTGCAGACCGGCAAGTTCAAGGACACGCTCAACCCGCTCCGCGAAATGACCGCCGACGAACGGGCGATGTGGGGCGAAATCATCGACGACGCGTTCCTGCGGTTCAAGACGGTGATTGCCGACAACCGCCCGGAGCTGGACCTCGAAGAGGTGAGCGAACTGGCAACCGGTCAGATCTACACGGCCGAGCAGTCGCTCGCGGCCGGCCTGGTCGACCGGATCGGCTACCAGGACGACGCCATCGATACCCTGAAGGAGCAGCTGGGGCTGAGCGAGGTCCGTGTCGTCCGCTACAGCTATCCGGCGACACTCATCGACCTGCTGACGGCATCGGCCGAGGCTCGCAGCACGCCCGACATCTGGAAGCAGTTGCTCGAGGCCCAGGTGCCGCGTGCGATGTACTTCTGCGGCTGGCCGGCCCTGACACGACCGTAATCGCAGTTCCGAAGTTACGGGAAGCGAACCGGGGGGAGCGGATGCGTTGCTCTCCCGTCGATACAGCGACCAGCGGTGTCATCGGCCATTGCCGGGGGCACCGCTTTCTCTTGCGCAGAGAGCGTTCAGTCGCGTCACCCGGACCACCGAGCGGCGCACTGTCCCCTGCCCTTTGTGGGCGGAATTGTCGGCACTCTGTTCGCTGGGGCGTCCTGACACGTGCGGATCAGTTTCTGCGGACCGCTTCGATTCCCCTGGCGGGAGGTGACTGGCTCTGAGGGGGCCGGCCTGTGCGGAGCGGTGTGCAGGAGTGTCGTCGTGGATGGAGTCAGTTGTGCGGTGCGCATAAAAAAACCCTGCGTCGTTGTGGACGCAGGGTTAGAGAAAATACTCCGGCGATAACCTACTTTCACACCTTGCGGCACTATCATCGGCCCTGGCAGCTTAACGGTCGTGTTCGGAATGGAAACGAGTGTGACCTACCAGGTATCCTCACCGGAATGCCTCGTGCGGGCCGCTAAACCACGCACGACGCGTTGTATGCATTGGTGATTGCAAGCGATCGATGCTTCCGAGCTCATGGCCTGTCAGTCAGCCACGAACAGAAACTAAAATGGCCAAGCGTTCGCTCGTTAGTACTGGTCAGCTGAGACTGTTGCCAGCCTTACACTACCAGCCTATCAACCTGGTCGTCTTCCAGGGAGCTCAAACGAGACCTAATCTTGGGAAAGGCTTCGCGCTTAGATGCTTTCAGCGCTTATCCGTGCCGCACATAGCTACCCTGCGGTGCCTCTAGCGAGACAACAGGAACACCAGAGGTGCGTCCCTCCAAATCCTCTCGTACTAAAGAGAAAACCCCTCAAGTCTCGTACGCCCACAGCAGATAGGGACCAACCTGTCTCACGACGGTTTAAACCCAGCTCACGTACCACTTTAATCGGCGAACAGCCGAACCCTTGGGAGCTTCTTCACCCCCAGGATGTGATGAGCCGACATCGAGGTGCCAAACCCCACCGCCGCTATGGACGCTCGGGTGGGATCAGCCTGTTATCCCCAGAGTACCTTTTATCTGTTGAGCGACGGCCCTTCCATTCGGAACCGCCGGATCACTAAGCCCGACTTTCGTCTCTGCTCGACACATACGTCTTGCAGTCAAGCACCCTTCTACCTTTACGCTCTACGCCTGATTGCCAACCAGGCTGAGGGTACCTTTGGGCTCCTCCGTTACTCTTTAGGAGGAGACCGCCCCAGTCAAACTGCCCAACTGAAACTGTCCACCGCCCGGATTCACGGGACGGTGTTAGACATCAAACAGGCTCAGGGTGGTATTTCAAGGTTGGCTCCACGAGAACTGGCGTTCCCGTTTCGCAGCCTCCCACCTATCCTACACAGAACATGTCTAATGCCAATATCAGCCTACAGTAAAGGTTCATGGGGTCTTTCCGTCTTGCTGCGGGTACGTGGCATCTTCACCACGACTACAATTTCACCGGGTCGCTGGTTGAGACAGTGCTCCAGTCGTTACGCCATTCATGCAGGTCGGAACTTACCCGACAAGGAATTTCGCTACCTTAGGACCGTCATAGTTACGGCCGCCGTTTACCGGAGCTTCGGTTGCGGGCTTCACCCGAAGGCTGACCCTCTTCCTTAACTTACCGGCACCGAGCAGGCGTCAGACTCTATACATCCTCTTACGAGTTCGCAGAGTCCTGTGTTTTTAGTAAACAGTCGCCAGAGCCGATTTACTGAGACCTTCTCTCGAAGGCACCCCTTATCCCGAAGTTACGGGGCCATTTTGCAGAGTTCCTTAACCAGCGTTCTCCCGAGCGCCTGAGGCTACTCGCCTCGCCTACCTGTGTCAGTTTTAGTACGGTCACGCATGAGTAAACACCTTGGCTTTTCTCGGTTGCACGTCAGATGACTTCATCATCCAGGGACTCGGCCTTGCGGCACGGGCACTTCTGTCCGCCCGATCATCATCTGTGCAACGTCCCCAGGTTGCGCCTCATGCGTGGCGCGGGAATATTAACCCGCTGTCCATCGTCTACGCCTTTCGGCCTCGACTAAGGGACCGGCTAACCCTGGGCGGAATTACCTTCCCCAGGAAACCTTAGGCTTACGGCGGGCAGGATTCTCACCTGCCTTATCGTTACTCATTCCGGCATAATCACTTCCAGATCCCTCCACGGCTCCTTACGGTACCGCTCGCTGATCTGGAACGCTCTCCTACCACTCTTTCGAGTCCGCTGCTTCGGTGCTCTACTTACTCCCGATCATTATCGGTGCATGAATACTCGACCGGTAAGCTATTACGCACTTTTTAAATGATGGCTGCTTCTAAGCCAACATCCCGGCTGTCACAGTACTCAAACATCCTTTCTGACTTAGTAGAGCTCTGGGACCTTAGCAGGCGATCTGGGTTGTTTCCCTCTCGACCGCGGAGCTTCTCCCCCGCGGACTGACTCCCGAGATAGTCGCAATGGTATTCGGAGTTTGGTTACGGTGGGTACCCGGGAAGGGCCCCAGTCGAAATCAGTCTCTCTACCCCCATCGCGTAGTGCCTCGAGGCTAGCCCTAAAGCTATTTCGGAGAGAACGAGCTATCTCCTGGTTTGATTAGACTTTTACTCCTCCCCACAGGTCATCCCCCAGTTTTTCAACACTGGTGGGTTCGGTCCTCCACGCAGTCTTACCCGCGCTTCAACCTGCCCATGGGTAGATCACCAGGTTTCGCGTCTACCGCCGCTGACAAAACGCCCTGTTCAGACTCGGTTTCCCTTTGGCTCCGGCCCTGAGGGCCTTAACCGAGCCAACGACGGTAACTCGCCGGATCATTATGCAAAAGGCACGCCGTCACACGACCCGAACCGAAGTTCATTGGGTACAGTGCTCCGACAGCTTGTAGGCACATGGTTTCAGGTTCTTTCCCTCCCCTTAAAGGGGTTCTTTTCATCATTCGCTCGCGCTACTGATACACTATCGGTCGCTGGAGAGTACTTAGCCTTAGGAGATGGTCCTCCTGGATTCAGTCCGGGTTTCACGTGCCCAGACCTACTCGGGTGCCGACAGACGGCGTTCTGCTTTCGAATACGGGACTGTCACCCTCTGTGGTTCCGGTTTCCACCAGATTCTTCTAGCAGGCAGCCTGCCTTGTTGTCGGTCCCACGACCCCGCCCACCGAAGTGGGCGGTTTAGGCTCTTCCCTTTTCGCTCGCCGCTACTCAGGGAGTCGAATTTCTTTCCTTTCCTGTGGGTACTTAGATGTTTCAGTTCCCCACGTTCGCCCCGCATGCCTATGGATTCAGCATACGGTCATTCGGGAATCCCGGGATCAACGCCTGTTTGACGGCTCCCCCAGGCTTTTCGCAGCCTTCCACGCCCTTCATCGCCTTCCAGCGCCGAGACATCCCCCATGTGCCCTTAGTAGCTTGGCCACTTTAGTTTCTGTCACACGGCCGCACGTTGCTGCCGGGTGATGTGGAAACTGACAGTGGTCATCGATAACTCACTCGAAGGTGAGTCGCTCGTACGCCAACTGGCAAAGCCAGTAATTAAGAGCTCGTTACTGCTGCATCACCGTGGGCCCTCGTCGCGAACGACGGTTGCCACCAGCAACGCAGCAGAGATGCCACGCTTGCAATCACCAAATTGCCAAAGATCAATGCCGAGGTCCTGCCTCAGCTCGCGTGTCGCGAAGTCGAACCGACTGTACTCGGACCGACTTCGGGACACCCGTGTCCGCCGCGAGTTGTCGGCGGGAGAGGGAAGATACTGACCGCAATGCGGACGGTCAAGCGTCCGCGTGAAGTTTTCTTGTACGGATCGTGAAGAGCCGTTTTCGCCGGGTTTCTGCAGGCGCAGGGGCGAACGACTGGCCTCTCGAGCGGCCAGTATCTGAGCAGAGAACGGAGACGCAGAGCCCGTGTGGAGAGGTCCATCCTCATGCGAAAAAGGGCTACCGAGGCAGCGAGTGGGACGCGGCGCGTCTCACCGCTTCGATCGCGTGTTGGGGGTGGCGCTGTCGGTGCGGCGTGAGGAAGACGGGTGACTCGTGGGTCGCCTGGTGCGGACGAAGGTGTTCCGGGAGAAGCGCAGTCGACGGGGGGCGGCCAGGGTCAGGCGGGAGGACGCCTCTGGAGAGGAAGCCGGCGGTCTGAGAAGGGCTCGCCCTTTCTGAAGGTCGCGATCGTGGTAGCGCCCCCGCCCTGCAGAATCCTGCGTTCTTCTCAAGCGAACCGGGGGTGCAGGCCGCGCTTCAGTTGCGGAGCCAACCTGCTGCAGCTCCGTTGAGCCTCGGCTCATCCGCGGGTGATCAGTCCGGCAACCCGCAGTACTCTGCGCTGCCGGGAAGCAAGTCGAGCTGTGTTCGGGCGGCGGCAGACTGAGTGAGTGGATCGAGTGCAGAGTGCCCTGGCGGTCAGGACCCCGCGTCCTGGAAGGGGAGCCCGGGGGCCTGGAGCGTCAGCGAGTTGCCGACGCCCGGCGGAAATCACGGGGGTGATCCAGGAGGGGCCGTGCGGGAGAAGGTTTGCGGAGCGAGGGGCGCATGAAAAAACCCTGCGTCGTTGTGGACGCAGGGTTAGAGAAAATACTCCGGCGATAACCTACTTTCACACCTTGCGGCACTATCATCGGCCCTGGCAGCTTAACGGTCGTGTTCGGAATGGAAACGAGTGTGACCTACCAGGTATCCTCACCGGAATGCCTCGTGCGGGCCGCTAAACCACGCACGACGCGTTGTATGCATTGGTGATTGCAAGCGATCGATGCTTCCGAGCTCATGGCCTGTCAGTCAGCCACGAACAGAAACTAAAATGGCCAAGCGTTCGCTCGTTAGTACTGGTCAGCTGAGACTGTTGCCAGCCTTACACTACCAGCCTATCAACCTGGTCGTCTTCCAGGGAGCTCAAACGAGACCTAATCTTGGGAAAGGCTTCGCGCTTAGATGCTTTCAGCGCTTATCCGTGCCGCACATAGCTACCCTGCGGTGCCTCTAGCGAGACAACAGGAACACCAGAGGTGCGTCCCTCCAAATCCTCTCGTACTAAAGAGAAAACCCCTCAAGTCTCGTACGCCCACAGCAGATAGGGACCAACCTGTCTCACGACGGTTTAAACCCAGCTCACGTACCACTTTAATCGGCGAACAGCCGAACCCTTGGGAGCTTCTTCACCCCCAGGATGTGATGAGCCGACATCGAGGTGCCAAACCCCACCGCCGCTATGGACGCTCGGGTGGGATCAGCCTGTTATCCCCAGAGTACCTTTTATCTGTTGAGCGACGGCCCTTCCATTCGGAACCGCCGGATCACTAAGCCCGACTTTCGTCTCTGCTCGACACATACGTCTTGCAGTCAAGCACCCTTCTACCTTTACGCTCTACGCCTGATTGCCAACCAGGCTGAGGGTACCTTTGGGCTCCTCCGTTACTCTTTAGGAGGAGACCGCCCCAGTCAAACTGCCCAACTGAAACTGTCCACCGCCCGGATTCACGGGACGGTGTTAGACATCAAACAGGCTCAGGGTGGTATTTCAAGGTTGGCTCCACGAGAACTGGCGTTCCCGTTTCGCAGCCTCCCACCTATCCTACACAGAACATGTCTAATGCCAATATCAGCCTACAGTAAAGGTTCATGGGGTCTTTCCGTCTTGCTGCGGGTACGTGGCATCTTCACCACGACTACAATTTCACCGGGTCGCTGGTTGAGACAGTGCTCCAGTCGTTACGCCATTCATGCAGGTCGGAACTTACCCGACAAGGAATTTCGCTACCTTAGGACCGTCATAGTTACGGCCGCCGTTTACCGGAGCTTCGGTTGCGGGCTTCACCCGAAGGCTGACCCTCTTCCTTAACTTACCGGCACCGAGCAGGCGTCAGACTCTATACATCCTCTTACGAGTTCGCAGAGTCCTGTGTTTTTAGTAAACAGTCGCCAGAGCCGATTTACTGAGACCTTCTCTCGAAGGCACCCCTTATCCCGAAGTTACGGGGCCATTTTGCAGAGTTCCTTAACCAGCGTTCTCCCGAGCGCCTGAGGCTACTCGCCTCGCCTACCTGTGTCAGTTTTAGTACGGTCACGCATGAGTAAACACCTTGGCTTTTCTCGGTTGCACGTCAGATGACTTCATCATCCAGGGACTCGGCCTTGCGGCACGGGCACTTCTGTCCGCCCGATCATCATCTGTGCAACGTCCCCAGGTTGCGCCTCATGCGTGGCGCGGGAATATTAACCCGCTGTCCATCGTCTACGCCTTTCGGCCTCGACTAAGGGACCGGCTAACCCTGGGCGGAATTACCTTCCCCAGGAAACCTTAGGCTTACGGCGGGCAGGATTCTCACCTGCCTTATCGTTACTCATTCCGGCATAATCACTTCCAGATCCCTCCACGGCTCCTTACGGTACCGCTCGCTGATCTGGAACGCTCTCCTACCACTCTTTCGAGTCCGCTGCTTCGGTGCTCTACTTACTCCCGATCATTATCGGTGCATGAATACTCGACCGGTAAGCTATTACGCACTTTTTAAATGATGGCTGCTTCTAAGCCAACATCCCGGCTGTCACAGTACTCAAACATCCTTTCTGACTTAGTAGAGCTCTGGGACCTTAGCAGGCGATCTGGGTTGTTTCCCTCTCGACCGCGGAGCTTCTCCCCCGCGGACTGACTCCCGAGATAGTCGCAATGGTATTCGGAGTTTGGTTACGGTGGGTACCCGGGAAGGGCCCCAGTCGAAATCAGTCTCTCTACCCCCATCGCGTAGTGCCTCGAGGCTAGCCCTAAAGCTATTTCGGAGAGAACGAGCTATCTCCTGGTTTGATTAGACTTTTACTCCTCCCCACAGGTCATCCCCCAGTTTTTCAACACTGGTGGGTTCGGTCCTCCACGCAGTCTTACCCGCGCTTCAACCTGCCCATGGGTAGATCACCAGGTTTCGCGTCTACCGCCGCTGACAAAACGCCCTGTTCAGACTCGGTTTCCCTTTGGCTCCGGCCCTGAGGGCCTTAACCGAGCCAACGACGGTAACTCGCCGGATCATTATGCAAAAGGCACGCCGTCACACGACCCGAACCGAAGTTCATTGGGTACAGTGCTCCGACAGCTTGTAGGCACATGGTTTCAGGTTCTTTCCCTCCCCTTAAAGGGGTTCTTTTCATCATTCGCTCGCGCTACTGATACACTATCGGTCGCTGGAGAGTACTTAGCCTTAGGAGATGGTCCTCCTGGATTCAGTCCGGGTTTCACGTGCCCAGACCTACTCGGGTGCCGACAGACGGCGTTCTGCTTTCGAATACGGGACTGTCACCCTCTGTGGTTCCGGTTTCCACCAGATTCTTCTAGCAGGCAGCCTGCCTTGTTGTCGGTCCCACGACCCCGCCCACCGAAGTGGGCGGTTTAGGCTCTTCCCTTTTCGCTCGCCGCTACTCAGGGAGTCGAATTTCTTTCCTTTCCTGTGGGTACTTAGATGTTTCAGTTCCCCACGTTCGCCCCGCATGCCTATGGATTCAGCATACGGTCATTCGGGAATCCCGGGATCAACGCCTGTTTGACGGCTCCCCCAGGCTTTTCGCAGCCTTCCACGCCCTTCATCGCCTTCCAGCGCCGAGACATCCCCCATGTGCCCTTAGTAGCTTGGCCACTTTAGTTTCTGTCACACGGCCGCACGTTGCTGCCGGGTGATGTGGAAACTGACAGTGGTCATCGATAACTCACTCGAAGGTGAGTCGCTCGTACGCCAACTGGCAAAGCCAGTAATTAAGAGCTCGTTACTGCTGCATCACCGTGGGCCCTCGTCGCGAACGACGGTTGCCACCAGCAACGCAGCAGAGATGCCACGCTTGCAATCACCAAATTGCCAAAGATCAATGCCGAGGTCCTGCCTCAGCTCGCGTGTCGCGAAGTCGAACCGACTGTACTCGGACCGACTTCGGGACACGTTCGACTGTCACGTTTCCGCGACAGTCAGTTCAGGTTATCCAGTTCGCTTCGGCCGGTCAAGTCGCCGGAGAAAAACCGATGACCCAACGACCGGACAGCCACCGCAAAGGCAACTGGCTGCCGGAAGTGGAGACGACCGGGATCGAACCGGCAACCTCCGGCTTGCAAAGCCGGCGCTCTCCCAGTTGAGCTACGTCCCCGGGAGGCTTGCCAGCGATCGGCCGTCTGCTTTGAACGTCGCCCTGGCGGGTTTGGTTCGACGCTGTCCGACGGCAAGCCGCTGGAGTGGGGGTACGTGGATTCGAACCACGGACCTCAGCTTTATCAGAGCTGCGCTCTAACCAACTGAGCTATACCCCCGGTGTTAGAGCTTTCCGCTCGGCCTCGGTCGGCCCCGCGGAGAGGGAAATTTATCGGCGTCCTGCGTGCCGGGCAAGCGTTCGGTCGCGGAATTTTCGGATAAGCGGCGAAAAACGTCGCCGGTAGCACGGCGGGTGGCCGTAAGCGTCGAAAAGGGAATGGGTTGCGGGACACCGCGCGTCAGCAATGCGTTGTCGGTGCCCGGCCTCCCACTGCCCCAAGGTGGACACGTGTCGGGCTGCCAGGTTCGGTTCTGCGGGCTCGAAACGGGTAAGCGGCGTGTCTTCGGCTGCGTCTGCCGGGTGGGGTGGGGTGTCGGGCAATTGATCTGGTGTGCTGAAAGGTTGCTCCGTAAGTTGCAACCCAACCCTGCTGCATTGCGGCGAGCGGGGTTCAACTGTTCACGTGTCGAAGGAAGTCTGCTGGGAATGGGTGGTGTCCGGTTTCGCGGGGCGAGTTTCTGGGTCGTGTACCGTCGGCGGGAGTACGGACCGTTCGATTACCAGTGGAGTGCGGACCTGCACGGGTTTGAACTGGTGTATGCCGGGGTGAAGTTCGGCGAAATCTGCAGTGACGAGGAGATGTTCGCCGACCTGAAGGGGAGCGGCTTGCCGCGGCGAGTGGCTGAGGTCGCCTGTATCGTGCTGGCGTCCATCTTTCGCTCGATCCGGATGGGGCTTGGTCGGCACGCCCGTCGCGAGCTGGTGCGGCAGGAGGTGGTCCGTTTTGCCGGCGAGCAGTACAGCCGGATCGTGGAAGAGGCCTGAGACCAACGCAAACGGCTCACCGACGGTGCCTGGTGAGCCGTGGATGGGTGTGGCGTTGCGTGGCGTCCGCTTTGTCAGAACTGCTGCAGGAAGCGGACGTCGTTGTCGTAGAAGTGGCGGATGCCCCGCTCGTCGCTGATGGCGAAACGTCTCATAGCGAAGCGTTCGACGCCGAGGCCGAAGGCGAAGCCGGTCACTTCTTCCGGGTCGTAGCCGACCGCTTTAAGGACGTTCGGGTCGACCATGCCGGCACCACCGATCTCCAGCCAGCCGTCTCCCCAGGCCATGTCGACTTCGACAGATGGTTCGGTGAAGGGGAAGAAGGACGGGCGGAAGCGGACGTGGACGTCGTCACCGAAGTAGGCCGTTGCGAAGAGACGCAGCACGGTCTTGAGGTCGGCCATGGTGATCCCGCGGTCCACCATCAGGCCTTCCATCTGGTGGAACATGCAGGAGTGCGTGGCGTCGATGGCATCCGGCCGGTAGACGCGTCCGAGGGAGACGATCCGTACCGGCGGAGCGGTCTGTTCCATCACTCGGATCTGGACGGTCGACGTCTGGCTGCGGAGGAGCAGCGGGCGATCCGATGACCGGCCGGCGGTGGCCAGGTAGAAATTGTCGAGGGGGTCCCGCGCGGGGTGGTCGAGTGGAATGTTGAGCGCCTCGAAGTTGTGGCGCTCGTCCTCGATCTCGGGGCCGTCGGCGACGCTGAAGCCGAGCCGGCCCATGATCTCCTTGAACTCGTCGATCGTCTGCGCGATCGGGTGTCGGCTGCCAAGTGGCAGTGACACGCCCGGCAGCGTGACGTCGATCGCTTCGGCGGCGGCTGCAGGCTTTGCGAGCTGGTCCCGCTTCTGTTCCCAGGCGGACTGGACCCGGTTCTTGATCTCGTTGAAGCGGCGCCCGACAACCGGTCGTTCTTCGGGGGTGACCTTCCCGAGGACGCTTTGCAGGTCCTTGAGTCGGCCCTTCTTCTTGCCGAGGAACTCGACGCGCACCTCTTCAATCCGCTGCGGATCGCCGGCAGACTGAATGGCCTCGAGTGCCTGCTGTTCGTACTCGGTCAGAGCGTCAAGAACGGCCATGGTATCGGGCGACTGCGAGGCGAGGGGCGTCGTTGTCGGAAGCGTTTCAGGCGGCGGACGATTCGGCGCTGGCGAGCGACTCGTTGGCCAGTGCGACGATTTCGTCGAAGACGGCCGGGCTGTGGATCGCCAGTTCGCTGAGCGACTTGCGGTTCAGCTCGATGCCGGCCAGCTTGAGGCCGTGGATGAACGTTGAGTAGCGCACGCCCCGTTCACGGCAAGCCGCGGTGATGCGGGTAATCCAGAGAGCGCGGAACTCACGCTTGCGGGTCCGGCGATCGCGGTAGGCGCAGGCACGCGAGCGAACGACGGTTTCCTTGACAGTCCGCAGCAGCTTGCTGCGACCTCCCTGGTTTCCCCGCGCTTCCTTGAACAGCCGCTTCTTGGAGCGGTGACGTG
This region includes:
- the rplT gene encoding 50S ribosomal protein L20 — its product is MRVRYGKARHRSKKRLFKEARGNQGGRSKLLRTVKETVVRSRACAYRDRRTRKREFRALWITRITAACRERGVRYSTFIHGLKLAGIELNRKSLSELAIHSPAVFDEIVALANESLASAESSAA
- the sppA gene encoding signal peptide peptidase SppA, whose amino-acid sequence is MPSSDEPTTRVKPPEMIVIERRAGGRLLLRLLLIGLVVSVMANLAQFSSYQEYASSGEGPNERFESGELTADDKIAIVEISGTIMPPFTERILKTIEHVAEDEAVKGVVLAVDSPGGLVADSHQIYHRLQELRAKKPMVVTMGRIAASGGYYVAMGAGPDSEIFVEPTTWTGSIGVIVPRYDLSGLAEKIGVESDSLQTGKFKDTLNPLREMTADERAMWGEIIDDAFLRFKTVIADNRPELDLEEVSELATGQIYTAEQSLAAGLVDRIGYQDDAIDTLKEQLGLSEVRVVRYSYPATLIDLLTASAEARSTPDIWKQLLEAQVPRAMYFCGWPALTRP
- the pheS gene encoding phenylalanine--tRNA ligase subunit alpha, with translation MAVLDALTEYEQQALEAIQSAGDPQRIEEVRVEFLGKKKGRLKDLQSVLGKVTPEERPVVGRRFNEIKNRVQSAWEQKRDQLAKPAAAAEAIDVTLPGVSLPLGSRHPIAQTIDEFKEIMGRLGFSVADGPEIEDERHNFEALNIPLDHPARDPLDNFYLATAGRSSDRPLLLRSQTSTVQIRVMEQTAPPVRIVSLGRVYRPDAIDATHSCMFHQMEGLMVDRGITMADLKTVLRLFATAYFGDDVHVRFRPSFFPFTEPSVEVDMAWGDGWLEIGGAGMVDPNVLKAVGYDPEEVTGFAFGLGVERFAMRRFAISDERGIRHFYDNDVRFLQQF